The following proteins come from a genomic window of Pseudomonas putida:
- a CDS encoding ligase-associated DNA damage response DEXH box helicase, with the protein MPSPPDIANAWFRMRGWKPFAFQRQAWAAVGRGESGLLHASTGAGKTYALWLAALRTFAKPGAGRQPAPLQVLWITPMRALAADTARALQAPLDDLGLNWSVGVRSGDTGSAERARQARRLPSTLITTPESLTLLLTRAKACDDFASLRMVVVDEWHELLGNKRGVQLQLALARLRRWHPQLVTWGLSATLGNLPHALEVLVPKGGRLIKGRQDKRLVVDTLLPEAIERFPWAGHMGLKMLAQVARELDTSASSLVFTNTRAQAELWYQALLDARPDWAGQIALHHASLARATRDWVELSLKQGTLKAVICTSSLDLGVDFLPVERVLQIGSAKGVARLMQRAGRSGHAPGRQSRVTLVPTHSLELVEAAAARSALTAGHIEARRSPRLCMDVLVQHLVSMALGCGFRPAELLTEVRSTWAFCDLRDSQWQWALDFVCHGGSSLSAYPDYQRVEAHSDGVWRVVSERLARRHRMGIGTIVSDASLQLKYWSKGGGGKHLGSVEEAFIARLRPGDTLVFAGRILELVRVENMTAYVRRSNARKAAVARWNGGRMPLSSELADALVEKLDAAARGHFDDPEMRTVRPLLALQGQWSALPTTQTLLAETLVTRQGSHLFVYPFAGRMANLGLANLIAWRVSRNQPLSVSIAVSDYGFELLSPTPVDWARYLPAAMSTEHLLEDVLASLNASEMALRRFREIAQISGLVFGGYPGAQKSTRQIQASSGLFYEVFRKHDADNLLLGQARDEVLREELEIERLQDQLAKMSRLRLDVRELQRPGPLAFTLLVEGMRETLTTEKLADRIARMVADLEKAASRKA; encoded by the coding sequence ATGCCAAGCCCTCCTGACATCGCCAATGCCTGGTTTCGCATGCGCGGCTGGAAGCCCTTCGCCTTCCAGCGCCAAGCCTGGGCCGCGGTCGGACGTGGCGAATCGGGGCTGCTACATGCCAGTACCGGCGCAGGCAAGACCTACGCACTCTGGCTGGCCGCACTGCGCACCTTCGCCAAGCCGGGCGCAGGGCGGCAGCCGGCGCCATTGCAGGTCTTGTGGATTACCCCCATGCGCGCGCTGGCGGCCGACACTGCACGTGCATTGCAAGCTCCGCTGGACGACCTTGGCCTGAACTGGAGTGTCGGCGTACGCAGCGGCGACACTGGCAGCGCCGAGCGCGCCCGGCAGGCCCGGCGCCTGCCGAGTACATTGATCACCACACCCGAGAGCCTGACCCTGCTATTGACGCGGGCGAAAGCCTGCGATGATTTCGCCAGCCTGCGCATGGTCGTGGTGGATGAATGGCACGAACTGCTCGGCAACAAACGCGGCGTACAGCTGCAATTGGCCCTGGCACGCTTGCGTCGCTGGCATCCGCAGCTAGTGACCTGGGGGCTATCTGCCACCTTGGGCAACCTGCCGCATGCGCTCGAGGTACTGGTGCCCAAGGGCGGCCGACTGATAAAGGGCCGCCAGGACAAGCGTCTGGTCGTCGATACGCTCCTGCCCGAGGCCATCGAACGTTTTCCCTGGGCCGGGCACATGGGGCTGAAGATGCTCGCTCAGGTTGCCCGTGAGCTCGACACCAGCGCCAGCAGCCTGGTATTCACCAACACCCGTGCCCAAGCCGAACTGTGGTACCAGGCCCTGCTGGACGCCCGTCCCGACTGGGCTGGGCAGATTGCCCTGCACCACGCCTCGCTGGCCCGCGCAACCCGCGACTGGGTGGAACTGAGCCTCAAGCAGGGCACGCTCAAGGCAGTGATCTGTACCTCCAGCCTGGACCTGGGTGTGGACTTTTTGCCTGTGGAACGGGTGTTGCAAATTGGCTCGGCCAAGGGCGTCGCCCGCCTGATGCAACGGGCCGGGCGCTCCGGGCACGCCCCGGGGCGCCAGTCACGGGTCACCCTGGTGCCGACTCACAGCCTGGAGCTGGTCGAGGCAGCAGCCGCTCGCAGTGCACTTACGGCGGGCCATATCGAGGCCCGTCGCTCCCCGCGGCTGTGCATGGATGTGCTGGTCCAGCACCTGGTCAGCATGGCGTTGGGCTGCGGCTTTCGCCCCGCTGAGCTACTCACCGAGGTACGCAGCACATGGGCTTTCTGCGATTTGCGCGACAGCCAGTGGCAGTGGGCACTGGACTTTGTTTGCCACGGCGGCAGCTCGCTCAGTGCCTACCCCGATTACCAGCGCGTCGAGGCCCACAGCGATGGCGTATGGCGGGTCGTCAGCGAGCGCTTGGCGCGGCGCCACCGCATGGGCATCGGCACCATCGTCAGCGACGCCAGCCTGCAGCTCAAGTATTGGAGCAAAGGCGGCGGCGGCAAGCATCTGGGCAGTGTCGAGGAAGCGTTTATCGCCCGCCTGCGTCCAGGCGACACCCTGGTATTCGCGGGCCGGATACTGGAGCTTGTGAGGGTGGAAAACATGACCGCCTATGTACGCCGAAGCAACGCCCGCAAAGCCGCCGTAGCCCGCTGGAATGGCGGGCGCATGCCGCTATCCAGCGAACTGGCCGATGCCCTGGTGGAAAAACTCGACGCCGCAGCCCGCGGCCATTTCGACGATCCGGAAATGCGCACGGTGCGGCCCTTGCTCGCACTCCAAGGCCAGTGGTCGGCCTTGCCTACCACGCAGACGCTGCTGGCCGAAACCCTTGTCACACGCCAAGGTTCACACTTGTTTGTCTACCCGTTTGCCGGGCGCATGGCCAATCTTGGTCTGGCCAACCTGATTGCCTGGCGGGTCAGCCGCAACCAGCCGCTATCGGTATCCATTGCCGTCAGCGACTACGGCTTCGAACTGCTTAGTCCAACCCCTGTCGACTGGGCAAGGTACCTGCCCGCAGCGATGTCCACCGAGCACTTGCTGGAAGATGTACTGGCCAGCCTGAACGCTAGTGAGATGGCCTTGCGGCGCTTTCGCGAAATCGCGCAGATCTCGGGGCTGGTGTTCGGCGGATACCCGGGCGCGCAGAAAAGCACCCGGCAGATCCAGGCTTCCAGCGGGCTGTTCTACGAGGTGTTTCGCAAGCATGACGCCGATAACCTACTGCTTGGCCAGGCGCGGGATGAGGTGCTGCGTGAGGAACTGGAGATCGAACGCTTGCAAGATCAACTGGCCAAGATGAGCAGGCTGCGCCTGGATGTGCGTGAACTGCAACGGCCCGGGCCACTGGCTTTCACGCTACTGGTCGAGGGCATGCGTGAGACCCTGACCACAGAGAAACTGGCCGATCGCATTGCGCGCATGGTCGCGGACCTTGAAAAAGCAGCGAGCAGGAAGGCATGA
- the metG gene encoding methionine--tRNA ligase, translated as MSEPRQILVTSALPYANGSIHLGHMLEYIQTDMWVRFQKLRGNQCIYVCADDAHGSAIMLRAEKEGITPEQLIANVQAEHSSDFADFLVDFDNFHSTHSEENRELSSLIYSRLRDAGHIATRSVTQYFDPEKGMFLADRFIKGTCPKCAAEDQYGDNCEKCGATYAPTELKNPKSAISGATPVLRDSQHFFFKLPDFQAMLQQWTRSGTLQDAVANKLAEWLDSGLQEWDISRDAPYFGFEIPGEPGKYFYVWLDAPIGYMASFKNLCARRPELDFDAFWNKDSKAELYHFIGKDIVNFHALFWPAMLEGAGLRKPTAVNVHGYLTVNGAKMSKSRGTFIKARTYLDHLQPEYLRYYYAAKLGRGVDDLDLNLEDFVQKVNSDLVGKVVNIASRCAGFIHKGNDGVMVAGDAAPELTEAFLAAAPGIAEAYEARDFGRAMREIMALADRANAWIADKAPWSLAKQEGKQDEVQAICAQGINLFRQLMIFLKPVLPVLAADAEAFLNVAPLTWSDHLSRLENHKLNPFKPLMSRIEPARVEAMIAASKEDLLAAEGQAQAPVGNGELAKDPLSAEIEFDTFAAVDLRVALIVKAEAVPGADKLLQLTLDIGDEQRNVFSGIKSAYPDPSRLEGRLTMMVANLKPRKMRFGVSEGMVMAAGPGGEEIYLLSPDSGAKPGQRIK; from the coding sequence ATGTCCGAGCCACGTCAGATTCTCGTCACCAGCGCCCTGCCCTATGCCAATGGGTCCATCCACCTTGGCCATATGCTCGAGTACATCCAGACGGATATGTGGGTACGTTTCCAGAAATTGCGCGGCAACCAGTGCATCTACGTCTGCGCCGATGACGCCCACGGTTCGGCCATCATGCTGCGCGCCGAAAAAGAAGGCATTACCCCCGAACAACTGATCGCCAACGTGCAGGCCGAGCACAGCAGCGACTTCGCCGATTTCCTGGTGGATTTCGACAATTTCCACTCCACCCACAGCGAAGAAAACCGCGAGCTCTCCAGCCTGATCTACTCGCGTTTGCGCGACGCCGGTCACATTGCCACACGCTCAGTCACCCAGTACTTCGACCCTGAAAAGGGCATGTTCCTGGCCGACCGCTTCATCAAGGGCACTTGCCCCAAGTGCGCGGCCGAAGACCAGTACGGCGACAACTGCGAGAAATGTGGCGCCACCTACGCCCCGACCGAACTGAAAAACCCGAAGTCGGCCATCTCCGGTGCCACCCCGGTGCTGCGCGACTCGCAGCATTTCTTCTTCAAGCTGCCGGACTTCCAGGCCATGCTGCAGCAGTGGACCCGCAGCGGCACCTTGCAGGATGCGGTGGCCAACAAGCTCGCCGAATGGCTGGACTCCGGGCTGCAGGAGTGGGACATCTCGCGTGATGCGCCGTACTTCGGTTTCGAGATCCCGGGCGAGCCTGGCAAGTACTTCTACGTCTGGCTGGATGCGCCGATCGGCTACATGGCCAGCTTCAAGAACCTGTGCGCGCGCCGCCCGGAGCTGGACTTCGATGCGTTCTGGAACAAAGACTCCAAGGCCGAGCTGTACCATTTCATCGGCAAGGACATCGTCAACTTCCATGCCCTGTTCTGGCCAGCCATGCTCGAAGGCGCGGGCCTGCGCAAGCCGACAGCGGTCAACGTGCACGGCTACCTGACCGTCAACGGCGCGAAGATGTCGAAATCGCGCGGCACATTCATCAAGGCCCGCACCTACCTGGATCACCTGCAGCCTGAATACCTACGCTACTACTACGCCGCCAAGCTCGGGCGCGGCGTCGATGACCTCGACCTGAACCTTGAGGACTTCGTGCAAAAGGTCAACTCAGACCTGGTCGGCAAAGTGGTCAACATCGCCAGCCGCTGCGCAGGCTTCATCCACAAAGGTAATGATGGAGTGATGGTTGCCGGCGACGCAGCCCCGGAGCTGACCGAGGCATTTCTGGCTGCTGCCCCGGGCATCGCCGAAGCCTACGAGGCCCGCGACTTTGGCCGTGCCATGCGCGAGATCATGGCCCTGGCTGACCGTGCCAATGCCTGGATCGCCGACAAAGCCCCCTGGTCGCTGGCCAAGCAGGAAGGCAAGCAGGACGAAGTACAGGCGATCTGCGCCCAGGGCATCAACTTGTTCCGCCAACTGATGATCTTCCTCAAACCGGTACTGCCGGTACTGGCTGCAGACGCCGAAGCATTCCTGAATGTCGCGCCGCTGACCTGGAGCGACCACCTTTCGCGCCTGGAAAACCACAAGCTCAACCCGTTCAAGCCCCTGATGAGCCGTATCGAACCGGCCAGGGTCGAGGCCATGATTGCCGCCAGCAAGGAAGACCTGCTGGCAGCCGAAGGCCAGGCCCAGGCGCCGGTCGGCAATGGCGAGCTGGCCAAGGACCCGCTGTCAGCAGAGATCGAATTCGACACCTTCGCTGCCGTCGACCTGCGCGTGGCGCTGATCGTCAAGGCCGAAGCGGTGCCGGGTGCCGACAAGCTGCTGCAACTGACCCTGGATATCGGTGACGAACAGCGCAATGTGTTCTCGGGCATCAAGTCGGCCTACCCCGATCCATCCAGGCTCGAAGGCCGCCTGACCATGATGGTTGCCAACCTCAAGCCACGGAAGATGCGCTTTGGTGTTTCCGAAGGCATGGTCATGGCAGCAGGCCCTGGCGGTGAAGAAATCTACCTGCTCAGCCCTGACAGTGGCGCAAAGCCAGGCCAGCGTATCAAGTAA
- the nth gene encoding endonuclease III: MNAAKRLEIFRRLHEDNPDPKTELAYTTPFELLVAVTLSAQSTDVGVNKATARLFPVANTPHAIHALGVEGLSEYIKTIGLYNSKARNVIEACRLLIERHGGEVPQNREALEALPGVGRKTANVVLNTAFRQPTMAVDTHIFRVSNRTGIAPGKTVLEVEKKLLKFVPKDYLLDAHHWLILHGRYVCQARKPRCGSCRIEDLCEFKQKTSDD, encoded by the coding sequence ATGAATGCCGCAAAACGCCTGGAGATCTTTCGCAGGCTGCACGAAGACAATCCCGACCCCAAGACAGAGCTGGCTTACACCACCCCTTTCGAATTACTCGTGGCCGTGACACTGTCGGCACAGTCCACCGACGTCGGCGTCAACAAGGCCACTGCCCGCCTGTTCCCCGTCGCTAACACCCCACACGCCATCCACGCACTCGGGGTAGAAGGCCTGAGCGAGTACATCAAGACCATCGGGCTGTATAACAGCAAGGCCAGGAATGTGATCGAAGCCTGTCGCTTGCTGATCGAACGGCATGGAGGCGAAGTTCCGCAAAACCGTGAAGCGCTAGAGGCACTGCCCGGTGTTGGCCGCAAGACCGCCAACGTGGTGCTCAATACAGCCTTCCGCCAGCCCACCATGGCGGTCGACACGCATATTTTCAGGGTCAGCAATCGCACCGGTATCGCACCGGGCAAGACGGTACTGGAAGTCGAGAAAAAACTGCTCAAGTTCGTACCCAAGGATTATCTGCTCGATGCCCATCACTGGCTCATCCTGCATGGGCGTTACGTATGCCAGGCACGCAAGCCACGTTGCGGCAGTTGCCGGATCGAGGATCTGTGCGAGTTCAAGCAGAAGACCTCGGACGATTGA
- a CDS encoding RnfABCDGE type electron transport complex subunit D, protein MSRNTASPDPRLRDAMGLVLLACLPGLAISFWLLGWGLLWSLGLCAFTAACCEAAALALRKQPVTAALSDGSALVTAVLLALALPTAAPWWLPMIAAGIAIGLGKQAFGGAGRNVFNPAMVGYAFVLLSFPLQMNHWPAQAPGFSDSLQLVFANGEQIDAWAGPTVLDGLRHNHSLTIDELFASHPGFGNFGGHGVEWVNLAFLSGGLFLLQRKVFSWHAPAGLLAGLFLFSLLAWNGSGSDSNGSPLLHLLSGSTMLAAFFIATEPVSGPKTDVARLLFGLSAGALIYLIRTWGSYPDGTAFAILLMNLAVPFLDRLALRYRQVRP, encoded by the coding sequence ATGAGCCGGAACACGGCATCACCTGACCCGCGCCTGCGCGATGCCATGGGCCTGGTCCTGTTGGCCTGCCTGCCTGGCCTGGCGATTTCGTTCTGGCTGCTGGGTTGGGGCCTGCTCTGGAGCTTGGGGCTATGCGCATTCACTGCTGCTTGCTGCGAGGCGGCGGCACTGGCATTGCGCAAACAACCGGTCACAGCAGCACTAAGCGATGGTAGCGCCTTGGTCACCGCAGTGCTCCTGGCCCTCGCCCTGCCCACTGCGGCGCCCTGGTGGTTGCCGATGATCGCAGCAGGGATTGCCATAGGCTTGGGCAAGCAAGCCTTCGGTGGGGCCGGCCGTAACGTGTTCAACCCGGCGATGGTTGGGTACGCCTTCGTGCTGCTGAGCTTCCCATTGCAGATGAACCACTGGCCGGCGCAAGCGCCAGGCTTCAGCGATAGCCTGCAGTTGGTCTTTGCCAATGGCGAGCAGATCGATGCGTGGGCTGGACCTACCGTACTCGACGGCCTCAGGCACAACCATAGCCTGACCATAGATGAGCTGTTCGCCAGCCACCCAGGCTTCGGCAACTTTGGCGGCCACGGCGTCGAATGGGTCAATCTGGCGTTCCTGTCGGGTGGGCTATTTCTGTTGCAGCGCAAGGTGTTCAGTTGGCACGCGCCTGCAGGTTTGCTGGCGGGATTGTTTCTGTTCAGCCTGCTGGCCTGGAATGGCTCCGGCTCGGATTCCAATGGCTCACCGCTGCTGCACCTGCTCAGCGGCTCGACCATGCTGGCGGCATTTTTCATCGCCACGGAGCCTGTTTCCGGCCCAAAGACCGATGTAGCCAGGCTGCTGTTCGGGCTGAGCGCAGGGGCCTTGATCTACCTGATCCGGACTTGGGGTAGTTACCCCGACGGTACCGCTTTCGCCATCCTGCTGATGAACCTTGCGGTACCCTTTCTGGACCGTCTAGCCTTGAGGTATCGGCAGGTGAGGCCATGA
- a CDS encoding cold-shock protein, which yields MSNRQNGTVKWFNDEKGYGFITPQSGDDLFVHFKAIQADGFKTLKEGQAVTFVATRGQKGMQAEEVQIA from the coding sequence ATGTCCAACCGTCAAAACGGTACTGTTAAGTGGTTCAACGACGAGAAAGGCTACGGCTTCATCACCCCTCAGTCGGGTGACGATCTGTTCGTACATTTCAAAGCCATCCAAGCTGACGGCTTCAAAACCCTGAAAGAAGGCCAGGCTGTTACTTTCGTCGCTACCCGCGGCCAGAAAGGCATGCAGGCTGAAGAAGTTCAAATCGCCTAA
- a CDS encoding Rnf-Nqr domain containing protein, which produces MNDYVLILISAALVSHLLLQEQAASRLRVHVCGLACALSIMLAVTGGQLLEHLIVAPWQLQDLRMFLLLPWQGLLAWGIPQTLARLRPEWPTQSLTWPILGNAMVLGLTLQVIGEQGKWLATLSWGVLAGLGFWLALELFDDLSQRSGHAQVPEALRGLPIALLGAGVMVMALSGLNGIFTQ; this is translated from the coding sequence ATGAACGACTATGTCCTGATTCTGATCAGCGCCGCACTGGTCAGCCACCTGCTTTTGCAAGAACAGGCTGCCTCCCGGCTGCGCGTACATGTGTGCGGCCTGGCCTGCGCGTTGTCGATAATGCTGGCAGTCACCGGCGGCCAACTGCTCGAACACCTGATCGTGGCGCCTTGGCAACTGCAGGACCTGCGCATGTTCCTGCTGCTGCCCTGGCAGGGGCTACTCGCGTGGGGCATCCCCCAGACGCTTGCCAGGCTGCGGCCGGAGTGGCCCACGCAGAGCCTCACGTGGCCGATACTGGGGAATGCCATGGTACTGGGCCTGACACTTCAGGTAATAGGTGAACAGGGTAAATGGCTGGCCACGCTGAGCTGGGGTGTTCTGGCCGGGCTTGGCTTCTGGCTGGCCTTGGAGTTGTTTGACGACCTCAGTCAGCGCAGCGGACACGCACAGGTGCCAGAAGCACTGCGCGGCCTACCCATCGCGCTGCTTGGTGCCGGTGTGATGGTTATGGCGCTCTCTGGCCTCAACGGAATATTCACGCAATGA
- a CDS encoding RnfABCDGE type electron transport complex subunit G, whose protein sequence is MRRSVRSALLLLVVGSLALASTLAWQRWTRAPIAEAEQQFYARQFISVLAPQSYDNQPLSTPVSLPAEQPPHSRIMAAYRANRGTTAVAIVLVSQVQGYAAPIRLTIAISAQGRLIGTQVIEQQESPGLGGRISDPQVNWLAQFANRRLEDRWAIKRDQGDFDQLAGATVTSRAVIEAQQDALRYFDQHRALLLGTLTHD, encoded by the coding sequence ATGAGGCGCTCTGTGCGCAGCGCATTGCTACTGCTGGTAGTGGGCAGCCTGGCACTGGCGAGCACGCTGGCCTGGCAGCGCTGGACCCGCGCCCCTATCGCCGAGGCCGAGCAACAGTTTTACGCACGCCAGTTTATCTCGGTGCTGGCACCCCAGAGCTATGACAATCAGCCACTGAGCACCCCTGTGTCACTCCCCGCAGAGCAGCCGCCGCATAGCCGCATCATGGCCGCCTACCGTGCCAACCGCGGCACGACCGCCGTAGCCATTGTCCTGGTTAGCCAGGTACAGGGGTACGCCGCACCAATCCGGTTGACCATTGCCATAAGTGCGCAAGGTCGACTGATCGGCACGCAAGTGATCGAACAACAGGAAAGCCCCGGGCTGGGAGGACGCATCAGCGACCCACAAGTTAACTGGCTCGCGCAATTCGCCAACCGTCGCCTGGAGGATCGCTGGGCAATCAAGCGCGACCAGGGTGATTTCGACCAACTGGCCGGCGCGACGGTCACTTCGCGTGCGGTGATCGAGGCACAACAGGATGCCCTGCGCTACTTCGACCAACATCGCGCACTTCTGCTCGGAACACTCACCCATGACTAG
- the dcd gene encoding dCTP deaminase — protein MSIKSDKWIRRMAQEHGMIEPFVERQVRGEHDSRVISFGVSSYGYDVRCADEFKVFTNINSATVDPKNFDAGSFVDVKSDVCIIPPNSFALARTVEYFRIPRNVLTICLGKSTYARCGIIVNVTPLEPEWEGHVTLEFSNTTTLPAKIYANEGVAQMLFLESDEECEVSYKDRGGKYQGQRGVTLPRT, from the coding sequence ATGAGCATCAAATCGGACAAGTGGATTCGCCGCATGGCGCAGGAACACGGCATGATCGAACCGTTCGTCGAGCGCCAGGTGCGCGGCGAGCACGACAGCCGGGTGATCTCGTTCGGCGTCTCCAGCTACGGTTACGACGTGCGCTGCGCCGACGAATTCAAGGTGTTCACCAACATCAATTCGGCCACCGTCGACCCGAAGAACTTTGACGCCGGCAGCTTCGTCGACGTCAAGAGCGATGTCTGCATCATCCCGCCGAACTCCTTTGCCCTGGCCCGCACCGTCGAATACTTCCGCATTCCGCGCAACGTCCTGACCATCTGTCTGGGCAAGAGCACCTATGCCCGTTGCGGCATCATCGTCAACGTCACCCCGCTCGAGCCAGAGTGGGAAGGCCATGTGACGCTGGAGTTCTCCAACACCACCACCTTGCCGGCCAAGATCTATGCCAACGAAGGCGTGGCGCAGATGCTCTTCCTCGAATCCGATGAAGAATGCGAAGTGTCTTACAAAGACCGTGGCGGTAAGTATCAGGGGCAGCGCGGCGTCACCCTGCCTCGCACCTGA
- a CDS encoding Rnf-Nqr domain containing protein, with protein MTRFWLLVAGLAPVLGATRTLTQAAAIGASMLVLTVLHQALLSLVRPRLGGALYTLASLLLLAALASCLQMALRAWALPLALALGYFPVLICLQCLVTDHLLVDKDRWRQLCLQMTGLLGLCLLLGVIRQWLTEGLGIPLASLAPGVLILLGVLLALYNRLRPGPAPSRRQGKR; from the coding sequence ATGACTAGGTTCTGGCTGCTGGTGGCAGGCCTTGCGCCTGTCCTCGGCGCCACACGCACGCTCACACAAGCCGCCGCCATCGGCGCCAGCATGCTGGTGCTAACAGTGCTTCACCAAGCCTTGCTGTCTCTTGTGCGCCCAAGGCTTGGCGGCGCCCTGTACACGCTGGCAAGCCTGTTACTGCTAGCGGCCCTTGCCAGCTGCCTGCAGATGGCATTGCGGGCCTGGGCGTTGCCGCTTGCCCTGGCGCTGGGTTACTTCCCGGTGCTGATTTGCCTGCAGTGCCTGGTTACAGACCACCTGTTGGTAGACAAGGACCGCTGGCGTCAACTTTGCCTACAGATGACCGGCCTGCTGGGCCTGTGCCTGTTGCTCGGCGTTATTCGTCAGTGGCTGACCGAGGGGCTGGGCATACCGCTGGCCAGTCTTGCTCCCGGCGTATTGATACTGCTCGGCGTGCTGCTGGCTTTGTACAATCGTCTACGCCCGGGCCCCGCCCCCTCACGTCGTCAAGGAAAGCGTTGA
- the pdeM gene encoding ligase-associated DNA damage response endonuclease PdeM, whose product MSTHIAIEHCGQTLWLMPDRALYWPARRALLIADVHIGKAASYRALHQPVPHGTTETTLKRLDALLAACECEQLIILGDFLHARTAHAPATMAQLQAWREQHGSLRIVLVRGNHDRHAGDPPAQLDVEVEEEPWLLAPFALQHEPVAHPDHPVLCGHVHPVFILRGRARQRLRLPCFVMDQQVSLLPAFGEFTGGWNVEPRQESRIYLAGTDQVWALQV is encoded by the coding sequence ATGAGTACGCACATCGCCATCGAGCATTGCGGGCAAACACTGTGGTTGATGCCGGACCGCGCGCTGTATTGGCCTGCCCGCCGCGCATTGCTGATCGCTGACGTGCATATCGGCAAAGCCGCCAGTTACCGCGCGCTGCATCAACCCGTGCCGCACGGCACCACCGAAACCACGCTCAAGCGCCTGGACGCCCTGCTGGCAGCCTGTGAGTGCGAGCAATTGATCATTCTTGGCGACTTCCTGCACGCCCGAACAGCACACGCGCCTGCCACGATGGCTCAGTTACAGGCCTGGAGAGAACAGCACGGCAGTTTGCGCATCGTGCTGGTACGCGGCAACCATGACCGCCATGCCGGTGATCCACCAGCCCAACTGGATGTTGAGGTTGAGGAAGAACCTTGGCTGTTGGCACCGTTCGCGCTCCAGCACGAACCGGTCGCCCACCCAGATCACCCCGTGCTCTGCGGCCATGTGCACCCGGTATTCATCCTGCGCGGCCGCGCTCGCCAGCGGCTCAGGCTGCCCTGCTTCGTGATGGACCAGCAAGTCAGCCTGTTACCGGCGTTCGGTGAGTTCACCGGAGGATGGAATGTCGAACCCAGGCAAGAGAGTCGCATCTACCTTGCGGGCACAGATCAAGTCTGGGCCCTGCAAGTCTGA
- the apbC gene encoding iron-sulfur cluster carrier protein ApbC yields the protein MSAVTRAAVEGVLRQYTDPYLNQDPVSAGCVRAIDIQGGQVAVQLQLGYAAGLFKNGWAQVLQTAIENLDGVSSAQVTIDCMVAAHKAQAQVPAMANVKNVIAVASGKGGVGKSTTAANLALALAREGARVGILDADIYGPSQGVMFGIAEGTRPQIREQKWFVPIKAHGVEVMSMAFLTDDNTPMVWRGPMVSGALLQLVTQTAWDDLDYLVIDMPPGTGDIQLTLAQKVPVAGSVIVTTPQDLALLDAKKGVEMFRKVNIPVLGVVENMAVHICSNCGHAEHLFGEGGGEKLAAQYGVELLASLPLSMLIREQADSGKPTAIAEPESQIAMVYQELARQVGARIVLQEAAAPAMPSITISED from the coding sequence ATGAGTGCCGTCACCCGTGCCGCCGTCGAAGGCGTGCTTCGTCAGTACACCGACCCATATCTGAACCAGGACCCGGTCAGCGCCGGCTGTGTGCGTGCCATCGACATCCAGGGTGGGCAGGTCGCTGTGCAGCTGCAACTGGGGTATGCCGCCGGCTTGTTCAAAAATGGCTGGGCGCAGGTCCTGCAGACCGCGATCGAGAACCTTGACGGTGTCAGCTCGGCCCAGGTAACGATCGACTGCATGGTCGCCGCGCACAAGGCGCAGGCCCAGGTGCCGGCCATGGCCAACGTCAAGAACGTCATTGCGGTGGCTTCAGGCAAGGGGGGCGTCGGTAAGTCGACCACGGCCGCCAACCTGGCGCTGGCCCTGGCTCGCGAAGGTGCGAGGGTGGGCATTCTCGATGCGGATATCTACGGCCCAAGCCAAGGGGTGATGTTCGGTATCGCTGAAGGAACGCGCCCGCAGATCCGCGAGCAGAAATGGTTTGTACCGATCAAGGCGCACGGCGTGGAGGTCATGTCGATGGCGTTCCTCACCGACGACAACACGCCGATGGTCTGGCGTGGCCCGATGGTGTCCGGCGCGCTGCTGCAACTGGTGACCCAGACGGCCTGGGATGACCTCGATTACCTGGTGATCGACATGCCGCCTGGAACCGGTGATATCCAGCTGACCCTGGCGCAGAAGGTGCCGGTCGCAGGTTCTGTGATCGTCACCACGCCGCAGGACCTGGCGCTGCTGGATGCCAAAAAGGGTGTGGAGATGTTCCGCAAGGTCAACATCCCGGTGCTCGGCGTGGTGGAGAACATGGCGGTGCACATCTGCTCGAACTGCGGCCATGCTGAACATTTGTTCGGTGAAGGCGGTGGCGAAAAGCTGGCTGCGCAGTACGGCGTTGAATTGCTGGCCTCGCTACCATTGTCGATGTTGATCCGTGAGCAGGCTGACAGCGGCAAGCCGACGGCGATTGCCGAGCCGGAAAGCCAGATCGCCATGGTTTACCAGGAGCTCGCCCGTCAGGTTGGCGCGCGGATCGTGCTGCAGGAAGCGGCAGCACCGGCAATGCCGAGCATTACCATCAGCGAGGATTGA